The Aedes albopictus strain Foshan chromosome 1, AalbF5, whole genome shotgun sequence genomic interval TTGCTTGCGCGATGAGTAGCAGTGTACTCGCCGCCACCCGTTATTGTCGTGATATAATTAATAAACGAGGTAAATAAGCGTGTTCTTTTCCGTCCATCCCCCAACAGGTCCGTGGAAGATTGTTCCCTGTGGGAAAGAGCCGACGACGGACGCGCGCGCGGAAGACCTGAACCATCCGAAACGCCGTTTTGTGCCGCGATAAGCCCGACAAGAAggaaggaaaatctggaaaatCACCGCACCATTCGGGACACCATCAGCAGCTTACTTGGATGGAACGACGTTGAAGAAGTGTGTTTTATGACGGGAAGAAAGAAGAAGCAGATTATATAAAGATTACGCGATTGCTGCTCTGTTTCCGATTGCTTCCGAGCACGGAGCGAAGAAATTTAGGTGAGAAAAAGTGGGAAACGTGCAAAAAATAGTGATCAGCGAGCAACGCGGCGTTCATCAGACGGACCGACGACGGTGCTGTGTGGGGTGAAAAGTGCATTTTCTTCGAGCAGGTGGGTCAAGTGAAAAAGGGTGATTGGGAGaaaaagaagcagaaaaaaaCAGACGACGTCTCGTGATTTTTGCGCTTGTCGCGTGTGTGTTTACACTTTGGGAAATCAGTAGGCCGGgtggtggagacgcatggtcgttGAGAGGGTTGCGCGTGTTGTGCCCGTGCGTATAACGAACGACTCAGTGAAATCGACATCGCACCGCCTTGGTTTTCTACTGTTATAAACTATTTTGCTCATCATATCAATACTCACAGGAATGTAAACGTGAGATTTTTAGGATATTTTAGATTGAATCAATAATGGTCTCTTTTCTGTGAATTTAGCGCATTTTAATGCATCTTGCttatgtcttgcctactgcgttttttaacGTTCCAAGTCCACGTCTGCGATCAAAATGCACAAACAATCGGTTTGCAAAAAAATAAcgatttctttttgtttttttttaccccATAAACCAGTAGTGCTCAAATTTCGGCCCGCCGAAATTATTTAGAATTAGGTTTTTATTCTAAGACTGTAATCATACATGGAAGCGATCAAAATTTAgtcaaaattatcattttttctgTGAAAACTCGTATTTTTGGAAAAGTATACTACAATGTCGAAATAAATTTGTTTGAGGaacaattatttatttataaaacttCTTGACACCAAAAATATCTTTGAAGGCAGCTTGAgcggttttgaaaaaaaattaagtcacaaatttaatgaaaaataatttcaaagagagcaaaaaattttgaaaatcggttaaaaattgagaaagtttCGACAATTAAAGTCGGGCACCTCTAAAtctctaaaactcaaaaactcggagGTTTCTCCTTTTGTGTAATTTGAGTCTACAAGTACACAATTTGAGTCTACAGTACACAAGTTTccattttcaacaaatttcgagatGCCTGGGATGTTTCAGAGGAGATTAAAAACGTTCAGTACGTCTATTACATTTAAGAGGTTTTCAGAAAAGTTATGAGGCATTCCATggagttttataaaattttggataGTTTCAGGCCGTTTCAGGGAAGTTTGGAAGTGGTTTCCGAAGGTTAATGATTCATAAAGGTTTCAAGGAAGTTAAGGGATGTGCCAGCGAGGATTCAAGGCAAAacaagacgtttcagggggtttaaaaaACTACTCCCTTATTCCATTGGAGCagcttcaaggcgtttcatagATGGTTCCAGTGTGTTTCCAAATGTCAAATAAAATCTAACTGTGCTGGGTGAGTTCCAGAGGTCAATAAAATCTAATCGTATCCCCTAGAACGATTCTGAAACCTCTAGAGCGCCCTGAAACCGCCTGAAATATGTTGGAACGCCTCCGAAATTTCCCTAACCGTCCCTGAAACCTCTGGAACACCCTAAAAACCAACCCAAACCTCACAGAGAATTGCAGAAACATCCTAGACCCATAGGACACCCTGACACGCTGTTGAAACCGCCTGAAAACTCTGGAGCACCCCTAAAGCTTCCTGAAATTTTCTGGGATGCCCTTGGAAACCTCTAAGATTCCCTGAAACCCCCAGAGCACTCATTGAACGTCCTGAGACCCCTACAGCAAATCTGGAGCGCCCTTCGAATAACCCACGTCCCTAAAATCCCACAGAACGCTCTTGCAATCCCGGAAACTTTCTGGAACACCCTTGGAATCCATGTGAAATCCCTTCAAACGGTCTGGAACGTACCTGACacaccctgaaactccctgaaaccccttggagtgtagctgaaactctcctgaagccccttgaaaatccctggaaggaccATGAAACACCTTGAAGCTCCCCTGCATTATCGTTATTCCGTAACAGCCatttcttaaaatttcaaaaatttaaatttttgaaatatttataaTATAGCAGCCGTTTAAAGTTAGCGAGTATTACTTAAATAGGTTCGATTTATAATAAGCTTTTCTGAAACTTTTCAACATTTTAGTAGTGATCCCTCTCGGGATTATTTCATGGAATCCTGCCGgtattccttagaggatttctccCGCAGTTTCTTGAAGGATTTATCTCGGGACAGCTTTcggaatttttcctgagatttcttcacagatttctcACGAGAgtccttccgggattattttattgattccgtcaaggagttcttccaggatcccatgtgagattccttcagggttccttCCGATATTCTTATATAAGTATgtcttcagggttttcttcagaattctttcagggatatttttcgaaattccttcaggcatttttcctcagtttcctttaggtatttcttctaggatttcttcacatatttcttAGGTTTTCTTTCTGGGTTTCGTCCAGggctccttccagaattccttcattatatccttccagaattccgttatagatttctcctgaaattccttgcaaagtttcacctgggattcctacagggttttcttCCGAGATTCATTCAATGATGCTCCTGGGATTAAATCAAGGGCATttgttttacttattcgtttatttggaaagtTTGGGCACCGGCACCACATGGGCATACCGGAGCCGAAGCTACAGGGACTGTGCCTGAGATTCTTACCaggactccttctggaatttccttagaagtttcttccgggatacCTGCAgctattccttcaagagttcttccgggatttcttcattgatttctttcggtattccttcagagatatctcccgGGATTCGTCTCggattttctcttggaaattctcccgggattctgccagaggttccttcgaggattttcttATAGGATTCTTTACGGAAGTTCTGGTAGTTAGTGCTCATCAAGTAGGCTAAGGGCATAATTCAATTCATTACTTGTTgagcaagcaaagaaagcccttcaattaataactgtggaagtgctcaaactaagttgaagagaggcaggccaagttccattgcgaatgtcgagccacaaagaagaagaagaactagtTGAGCTATCGGTAAGAACAAACACAACCCACCACATATGGCCGACGAGGATCGGATCGTGGAGATGATTTCTGGAGTCAATGAGGAAGAAGATGAATAAAACGAAGATAGAAACCGAATTTCAAATAGAAAGACCATTTCAGAAACTCGGCTTACAAGTTCCACCAGCTGGCCCACGAATTCATTCGCACAAGTGCACCTACTGGGATAAGATTCACCAACTGAGCACGAATCTAGCTGCAGATTTACATCCGGTGGATagaaataaagtccctcacgaaCAACGGGCTGGTTGTCCGGTGAGGGCGTGACAAATAAAGTCCCTCATTGGTCCCTCACGGATAACCAGATGGTTGGTACGGTGAAGGCACGACAAAATCTAAGTCTTGCTTTATATTTAGAAGGCTTATTCAATTATAAAGAAAAGAAGAAATGGATGTTGTAGTTTAATGTTCATTATTACTAGTTGAGATGTCAGTAAGAACGAACACAAACTACCTCATATCCAATCCACCACAGGAGTCATCCCGGGATTTCGCTACTCGCTACTTTAGGTATGTCTCCTAAATTTTCGTGAGatccttccagagattactccagtctttactcagagattcctccagaaaacccctTCAAGAATATCTGCCAAGAGAcgaatgagtgagagctttcgtaactaTGCCAGATATGAATCGCCACACAAGCTCCAACGACCAGAAGCACATAATAACATTATAACAAAAGTATGTGAACAGGAGGCgaaagaattaaaattaataaattggGCAATTGGGGTCTTTAGGGGTTTCCAAATTATTTTATAATTAaaatctccgcccaaaaattagtcgaaatccaaaattcataatttttggagtccgggaagtatttttaaaatgcatttaaaatttgtatggggatttttttgttCGGGCCGAACTGCCATTTTATCAATTgagctgtcattctatccacggaaattcaaattgttttgtcacgttatactcagaaaaatgagctctttcgatatggctatagaaaatagcaatattgtattctctaaacaacccaattgttgtTAAAAATAACAGAAGCTGATATCTTTCATTGTGAGTATCCATAACAAAGTTACAATAATATATGTTAGATTTTTCTGAAATCGATAACAggatttgttataatttagttatgATTTAACATGCTTTTTCCTGGGACTTATCTCTGAACCTGATTACTTtgtgagttggtgtcttcgacaaagttttatgCCAACAGAATGTAGTTACTATCCAGGATCCAGGACGACCCTAGGAGGTTCCATGAGGATTTTAGAGAGTTTCAGTGTCGTATAAGGAttttaaggggatttcagggatgtttcagagccTTTAGAGCGTTTATtaggcgtttcagagagtttcaagaggttttcagggacgtttcaatggAAACACCTGAAACACCATCAAACTTCTGGGTGGCCTGACACCTTAGGATTACGTAGTGCTATTCGAAGCCAAGTATTAACACTATGGATCCAGAGCAATCGTAGGAGGATCCATGGGTATTTCAGAAGATTTCAGTGGCGTTTGTATGAGTTTCAGAGAACTGCAAGCTGATTAAAGGAATGTTTCAAAAGGTTTTAGGAACATTTAGGGGTTTTGGGACATTATAGAGAGGGTCTCTGGGAcggttccagaaaattttcagcgGTTGAATTTGGTTGAAATGGGCAGCGGTACCAGGACGCATCACATCCGCTCTGAAGCCATGATGAAACACTTGCTCTGAAACAAATTGAATCGCCAAATTTATGAAGCAACTACCCTGAAACTACTGAACGCCctggaatccccctgaaacctcttaaaGTGCTCCTGCAACTCCCTGGAAACCTAAAACGCCACCAAAACTTCATGAAACTCTCCTGAAATCCCCCGAAACCCCCTTTAATTTCCCTGCAACAACGTCACTAAAACCCCTTAAATAACACCCTCTGAAACGCTTTTGAAGTCCCTCTTTAACCCTCTGGTACCCCTAAGACTCTCCTGTATCTCCtccgaaacgcccttgaaacaatTTTACGTTAAGTCGAGCTTAGAGGCAACCACAAAAAGAGTGCATACGGCAGATGTTCGAGAGATAACAAGATTCTAGCGCACGGCAAAGTCCTATCCCTCGCCGAGAgtactcccgggattcctccaaaaaatgttcCCAGGCTTCCTCAAGATttctcccagtttttttttttcatagattgctTTCGCGATTCTTTCAgtattccatcaaggatttctgtCGGGATATATTCAGGGATTACTCCCGGAATTTCATCCTGGATTCATCTCGggcttcctcccaggatttcttcattaTTTCTCTCCGGGATCctttcagggttttcttcagaaattcctaacggTATTCATAACGGGAGTTCgtctggtattccttcagaaatgacaTTAGACACTTCTttttgttctggaattcttccagagattactttcaaagattcctcccgggattccagcTGGtattcttctcggcattacgtcagaaatccctccaggattcctgtatggattcctcgaggattctttctgcgatttttcaggaattttcttaaggatttctaCTGGGTCATCGATAggcatttctcccgggattcttccagagagccCTGCAGAatttttctataggaattccttcagttatttctcaagggactcattcaagaatttcttcttcgtGAATTCTCTGATGCCTTGCAGGGTGTAGAGAATAAGCAGGTATTTCAATATTAATAACAATTACTGAATTAGGATTCAAACACGGTTTATTAATCTTTCCACGCAAACACTATCAGGACGCAAACAACTCGCATCACAACCAATCGTCACGCTTCGCACTTCTTAACTAACTCCCTTTCCTTCTGCCTACTACGATACCTGGATTTCCAACCAGTTCCATCTAATACTCTACAACCCTCCCTTACTTTTATGATTTTAATAAGAAATGTAATCTTTGTATCTCTTCGGCTCGGATCTCACTCTCTTCATATTCATTTGTGTTCTTAGTTTTTCAGCTTCGCCCTCCCCCCAACTACGTGTATTGACATCGATCTGTCCGGCATCAGTTTCAGTCTCGCTATTCCTCATGTTTGATGTGCTtgcttcttgttcttgttcttcatCATTTCCAGCTGAATCTCCATCTGTTTGTTGGATCTTCTTCAAGTGTGCCACATTCCTCCTATATTCCTTACCAGAACCGCATGATCGTACTGTAGCATCTCCTCCTACTCTACGGATGACTTGTAATTCTTCCGGTGCATAATCTGATTGTAGTTTATGAGTTTTCTTCATTCTTTTCATTACCACACTATCTCCAACAACAATTTCGCTTTCCTTAGCCGACCTTTTCTTATCAATATATTCTTTTTGTTTTTCCTTATGCACCATATCgcgatctcttatctcttcatCCATTAATTCTGCAAAAGGCACACTGGGCAGCTTGCTACGAATCTTCCTTCCGAACATGAGCTCAGCAGGCGATTTTCCCGTTACGCTGTGATTTGTTGAATGATACGTTAGCAAATATTGCCTCAACACCAATCTCCAATCTTTACCCAGTTCTTGTGCAATCCTCAATCTCTTTAAAATCGATCTATTTTGGCGTTCAACCTCGCCATTCATTGCTGGCCAGTAAGGAATGGTATTTACGACCTTTATTCCGTTGCTTTTACAAAAGTCTTGAAATTCTTCACACTTCTCGCTAAACTGTGGGCCATTGTCTACACGTATTGTCATAGGAAGTCCATATCGACTAAACACTATGGCCAATTCCTTTATAGTATCCGCTGTCGTTATTTCCATCATTTCGCAAACTTCCATGTATCGACTGTAATAGTCAATAACTACCAATAAATGCAGTCCTTCTGGTAATGGTCCCAAAAAATCAGCTGCTACATCTATCCAGGGTTGTTCAGGAAGCTCACGACGCACCATAGGCTCAGGTGAGCTTGGTGCAGAAACCAATGTACAACCTTTACAcagcttcacaaatttctccacctGTTGATCCATTTTTGGCCACCACACATTAGTCCTCAAATGACTTTTCATCATATTAATACCTGGATGTCCTTCATGCGCAATCTGTAGGACTCGGTTACGGAGTGTATTAGGAATGACAATTCGATCAACTCTTAACAGCACTTCATCAATGCAACAGAGTTCGTTTGCAATCACGCGGTAAGATAACGGCAACGCTGATTGATTCTCATTCTCGAGGAGCGAAATGACATTGGAGATTTCAGTGTCTTTCTGACTTTCGTTCCTTATCTCATTCCAATCAAGAGCAAACGTGGATCCAGCCATTACAGCTATTTCTCGAATACATATTTCTTCCTCCGGATCAAATGCGGATGATTTTAGAGTCGACAATCGAGAAAGGCAATCAGCAATGTTCTGACTTCCAGGAATATGTACCACCTGATAGTCAAACGCCTGTAATCGTAGCACCCACCTCTCGATTCTTGCACATGCCTTCGAACGAGGAGTAAACAAAAACTCTAAAACTTTACAATCAGTCATCAAGATGAATGATTTGCCATACAGATACATCCGAAATCGCTCAACGCTCCATACTTCCAAAGCTTCCTTCTCGGTTTGGCAATAGCGTTTTTCAGTATCCGTTAATGATTTAGAAGCAAATGAAATTACTCGTCGATCGCCATCTGCATTTTCTTGCAACAGAACTGCTCCTAATCCTGATGGACTTGCATCGGCAATAACTGTTGTGTTATCTTCGGCATTGAAAAATCCTAGAGACGTTGCAGCAGCGAGCTTTGTTTTTATGGCTTGGAAAGCTCTCTCGTGTTCAGCAGTCCATTCAAATTTCGTCTCCTTTTTCGTAAGATTTCGAAGAGGTTCAGCAATCGTTGCAAGGTTCGGAATGAATTTGTTCAAATAGTTTGCTAAACCTAAGAAGCTTCTTACTTCGGACTCGGTAGACGGTGAGCGAAACGACGAAACTGCATTCAGTTTGGCTTGCGATGGACTTATGCCGGTATCAGAGATCCGATGTCGCAAAAACTCCAGTTGTGAAACCCCGAAAGCACACTTGTCCCTGTTTAGCTCTACGCCTCTTTCAGCAAGTTCCTTCGCAACCTGACAACATCTCTTCCATAATACGCTGGAAGATCTCAGGTGCAGTCACTAGTCCAAATGGTAGACGTTTGAATCTGAAGAGTCCTCGGTTGGTGATAAATGTTGTTACATCTCTTGATTCCTCACTCAGCTCAACTTGATGGAAGGCTTCACGGATGTCTAGCTTACTCCAAATCTTTCCTTTCCCCAATCGCGCAATATACTCTTCAACCACAGGCATAGGAAAATGTTCCCGAATAACTGCTTGATTAACTCGTCTCAAATCCAAACAGATCCTCGGTTCTCCTGAAGCTTTTCCGACAACAACTAATGGTGACACCCACGTTGCAGGTCCTTTCTTTACTTCGATTATATCGCGAAGTAAAAGTTGTTCCAGCTTACTGTTGACTGCCGCTTCCATTGGTATTGGTACTCTTCTCAGAGGTTGAAACACTGGTTTGATCTATTGAATAAATTACTCATTTTAAATTTAGTTTCTCAAAATAAAGCATACACTAGTTTAACCTCCGGATCCATTTCGATTGACGCCTTCACTCCCTTGATTTTGGCAAATGGCTTAGCTTTCACATCGACGTTATTCACTTCAACACCAACCTTCAAGACACCCAAACTCTTCGCCGTTGAATCGCCAAGAATATCCTTCTGACCCCCTCTGACGACAAAAAATTCTGCAAACGCTGATCGCCGACCGATGTTCACTTCCGCTTCGAATGTTCCAACAACGTCGAGGGGTCTTTCGCTACCGTATCCTCTCAGAATGCGCGCCGAACCTTTGATCGATTTCACAACTCGTACTGCTTTCGTTTTCAGCATCTCCCACGTCTCCAACTTTATCAAATTCGCATCAGCACCAGAGTCGATCAAAACCTTGATCTGAACACCGCCGATCGTAGCTTCCAGCATGTTGCTTTCGTTTCCTCCATAAAACGCATAGTAAATCTTTTCGTCCGGCTTGAAATCATCAACTTCTTCAACTTCGGTAATATTATCGGGCTGGTTGTCCACCGTGTACACCTTCTTCGATACCTTCTTGGAGACCCCAAACTGGTTAACAGGCTTACGTTTCTTACACACAATCTCAAAATGTCCGAGTTTTTGACACCGACGACAGGTACGACCTCGAGCTGGGCACTCCGGTGAGTTGGAAATATGGCCCATCTGTCCACACGCGTAGCAAGATGATTTGGAGCTCATTGAAGATGATTGTTGATTTAAACGACGATTATGAACAGCAGACAAATTTCCCACACGTTCGCCAAACTTTTTAGTCGTCGAAATTACACCTCTTCCTCGTTCGATCTCGTAAAATGATGATTCCCGCGAAACAGCGTTACTTTCTTTTAGCTCTTTCATCTGATGATCCGTGTCTTCGATAGTTGCAGCAATCTCTTCTATTTCCTTCAGCGTGCGATCGCGTTTCAAAATTGATTTGCGCAACTCATCTGACCGACAGTTTTCCACTACCACATCAATCAAAtatatttccttcagaatttcgcaTACTTCtgatgaatatttttcgaaaccaCAATTCATGATTTGTTGACGAAGACGAATGATGTAATGCGAAAATTTCTCGTTTGAATCTTGTTTTAGCTTACGAAGCTTCCTGCGCTCGATAACATCCTGTCTGCCGGCTTGAACGTACGAGTCGAGCAACTCTATGGCTAGATCATAGACCTTCGGCTCAAGAGTAACCAACGGCATTTTGGCATGCTCAGGCAAACTGCGGAATACCCGTTGTAGTTCCACTCCTCCTAGATGAAGCAACTTCGCGCGCTTCATCTTTTGGTCTGTTATACCGAACGCTTCAAAATAACATTCGAGAGACCACTTCCACGTTTCCCATTCTCTTGAGAGTTTTCCTTTCTCGATCATGTCACATCTAAACGGTGCTATTTGACGCGATTCTTCCatctgtaacgtttttttttaattaaccaaTTAGACTTGACAGAaaaatgaaacatttttttttatattttatttgaaTTACCGGATGATGGCGTGtgcaacaataaataataaatcaaAACAGTAAGAACATAAATGTAATACTGAcgcatatatatgtatatatttttCCTTACACTGTACACCGGCCCAAATCCCACATTTGTCTCGTATGGCATACatcaaactcaaacattaattATAATTCAAGTCAATTGTTAAATAAGatcaaataaaaaatcaatttgcGATGAATACACACAAGTAAACAATTTCAATAACGTTGAAATATATACTATTGGTTCTAATCAAACCATTCTGTAGACATTTGAATAACTCTTGATAAAATCATATAATCGTGAAAATAACTTCATGTTCGAACACATATTTTTATTATGAAAGCCAAAGGCTGAAAGTTtctataataaagctaaatcaattcAATCGACAGATTTTCAttgttcgtttaaattcataaaaaaatatttgaatgatttcAACTTAACATCACAACATTCAAAGAATCCTTAtggtaaaaaaatgaaaacattctTTTAACGCTTTTGCTTTAATTCAAAGTGCCCCTTAACGATCCTGATTTCCTTTGAACGCTCCTGGTTCAGTTCGAAATATCCATAGAAACTccccaaattcaaatcaaatttcCGTTCAAACGCTCCTGGTTCGAAAACAAAACTTCCTTTGAATCCACCTGGTCATTTAATGTCCTCTGAACGCTCCTGGTTCAATTCCGGTTCAAAATTACTTGTCAATAATTGAACACTGCCGGTTCAAAACATCCTTCGAACGCACCTGTTCAATCCAACTCTCCATTCGAACGCTCCTGGTTCAATTCGAAATATCCCATGAACGCTCCTGGTTCAAACCGAACACAAAAACCCTTCGAACGCTCCTGGTTCAAATCAATACATTCCATGAACGCTCCTTGTTTAAACCGAACACAAAATTCTCTTgaacgctcctggttcgattCAATTTACCAATCAAACTCTTTTGGTTCAAATAAAACAATCATTCGTATAGAATCAAAACACAACAAATACTTACGTTCTCCTAGTAAACTCCCAATCCAGATCCAAACATCAACCGTATCAAAACAACGGTAAATCTATATAATTTCAATAATTGTCAATTACTTACACCGTATCACATTACTTTGCTTGGTtttaaattgataaaaaaaaaatctagattctTCTTCTTGCTTCTAGGTGCTCTTTGTATTAACAAAGAGCGAAAAATGGCGCAGCGAACTAGCGCTATATTGCCAGTTAATTTTTGGTTTA includes:
- the LOC115268712 gene encoding uncharacterized protein LOC115268712, with translation MPLVTLEPKVYDLAIELLDSYVQAGRQDVIERRKLRKLKQDSNEKFSHYIIRLRQQIMNCGFEKYSSEVCEILKEIYLIDVVVENCRSDELRKSILKRDRTLKEIEEIAATIEDTDHQMKELKESNAVSRESSFYEIERGRGVISTTKKFGERVGNLSAVHNRRLNQQSSSMSSKSSCYACGQMGHISNSPECPARGRTCRRCQKLGHFEIVCKKRKPVNQFGVSKKVSKKVYTVDNQPDNITEVEEVDDFKPDEKIYYAFYGGNESNMLEATIGGVQIKVLIDSGADANLIKLETWEMLKTKAVRVVKSIKGSARILRGYGSERPLDVVGTFEAEVNIGRRSAFAEFFVVRGGQKDILGDSTAKSLGVLKVGVEVNNVDVKAKPFAKIKGVKASIEMDPEVKLVYALF